Part of the Vigna unguiculata cultivar IT97K-499-35 chromosome 3, ASM411807v1, whole genome shotgun sequence genome, AGGTGAGTgatttttgttcttcatttgtTCTTGTCCATTCAAAGCTCTTCATCATCCACGTGGCTTTGTGATCTTTCATCAAATGCCACAAGGGGATAAGGTGCTTAATTCAAAGTTCACTGAAAAGCCAACATGGCAACAAATGGAATTCTAATTGGAACGACCCTAAAATTTCATTATCACATAAAAATGAACATTAAACACGAGCCTCTAGTTTTGAATTGCAGTACATAATTTGGGGTGTCCATTGTTTATTACTCTGCTACTTTCGTCTCTTCTTGTACTCTTGTTCCTTGTTTGCAGGAAGGAACATGGAAGCTGTGTGTGCTTTTTCTGTTGGCACACTTCACATCCCAACAGCACCAGAAATACCAACCCCATTTAGGAAATCCATATTCTTGAGAAACCATGTGAATTCACCTATTTCTTTGGTTTCTTGGGGCATTTCAAAATCCAAGCTTTTCACTGCCTTGTCGCCCCCTCCATTGACAGAATCAAGTAACCAGCCTGAGGCTGAGTCAGAATTTGAAGGGCAATCAGAAAAAATTGATTGGTACTCTCAGTGGTACCCTTTGATGCCAATTTGTGACTTGGACAAGAGGAAACCTCATGGGAAGAGGGTGTTAGGAATTGATGTGGTTGTGTGGTGGGATAGGAATGAGGGTGCTTGGCAGGTTCAAGATGATGCTTGTCCTCACCGATTAGCCCCCTTGTCTGAGGGAAGGATTGATCAATGGGGAAGGTTGCAGTGTGTATACCATGGCTGGTGTTTCAATGGCAAAGGAGAATGCAAGTTCATTCCTCAGGCACCCTCTGATGGCCCTCCGGTAATTGCTCTTCATCATTAATTCTAGTTCATGAATGTTGTTCTACTATTACTTCTAAATTCAGTGCATTTTTATGTTTCCTTTCCTTCGTATCCAGAACATACTACAAAATGCTTACTTTTCAGCCCCTTTTGCAATCAAGAGATTCTGATTTGCACGCACCATTTACTCATTTCCTGGCGTTAATTTTAGTTTGTCACAATTTCATGTTTTGAAACGTATACAACATTGATGGTGTGACCATATTATGTTGATTCTTGGAACATGAGTAGTGCCTTGTGAGTTATGTTGATCTGATGTTATGTTTCAGTAGACTTGTACTTTGTTTTTAATAACCCtataaattaaaagtgagtAACATTTACACCCCAAGTTTAGAAGTTTCGTTTATTCTTTGCTCTCTATATGCTATCTAAATATAGTTGCAGATGGGACAATTTGATAGTCACTAAATTTGGTGACAAATTGTGCAGATTCATACGTCCAAAAAAGCATGTGTAGCTTGTTACCCAAGTTCGGTGCAGAATGATATCTTGTGGTTCTGGCCCAATACTGATCCTCAATATGAAGATATTATTACAAGAAAAAGGCCTCCATACATACCAGAAATAGATGATCCATCTTATACTAAATTAATGGGAAACAGAGACATTCCTTACGGGTATGATATGATCTTTCCTGTATTGTAGATATGTATCTCACTTTCTTTTACATGAAccacttctattttttttttccttgggATTGCTAATCGGCATAGATATGTGTCGTAATGGAGGTTTTGTATTCGTGCATCATAGTACAACCATATTTCCTTCTTTGTGTATCTTTCTTACAAAATGATTATGCAATTCCAGGTATGAAATACTGATAGAAAATCTAATGGATCCTGCACATGTTCCATATGCACACTATGGACTAATGCGTACTGGAGAACCAAAAGGTAGGCTTGTAAGATGTATCTTTCTTCACTTTGAGTAAATTTCTATTTACTATATATATGACACTTACATATGTAGAGCTTATTGACAGTGAAAGCTGATAGAGAAGGGGGCAAGCCACTTGAATTGCATGTTGAAAAGTTAGATATCAATGGTTTTATAGCAGATCAGGGTTTGACCAAAAGCAGATTTATTCCACCATGCATTTTTTATGCATATACTCCAGATCAACCTTCCTCATCTGGTGAAACAAAGGTAACTGTTAGGaataattcaagtgtgagtctaaatcTCAAATTGGGTAGAAAATGACAAAGTTAAAATCGTATAAGAAAAAAGACttataaactcattgtcttaaggttttggattaaAAATGATACCAGTTCTTTATGTGAGTTGGACTTATGTCACACATATATAATCTCTCTCTAATGAATACACCCTCTAAAAATAAACCCGTCACTAACATGTTGAGTAGATGCTATCTTTAGatcaaaaacaataaatatgcAGTTTCTTTATTTGTTGCATGATGTGTGTTAAACTTTATGCAGAAACCATTAGCTCAGAAGAAAATGGCTTTAATCTTTATCTGTATTCCGGTTAGTCCTGGTAAAAGTAGATTAATATGGTGCTTCCCAAGAAACTTTGGAAAGTGGATGGACAAAATTGTACCACGATGGATATTTCATGTGGGACAAAACCTGATTCTAGATTCAGATTTATATCTCCTCCATGTTGAGGTAATTTCTATTATAATGTATAAACCATTTATCCAGTTGACTAATCAGTTCCATTAGTCTCTGTTTTTTCCTCCTCAAATTATTACAAGTTATATTATACTAAACAAAGTAATAACAAAGAGCTGCAACAACTTATTTCACAAGTTAGTATTCGATACATGAACTAAACAATTTTTTGTTGGAAATCTTATTTATACACATAAATTTCCTTGAAGTTTGAGTAGTACTTTTTCTTATCATTGGTAACACTCGAGGTACTCTTCCATTTCAATCATCCTACACGAATCCTATGGTTTACATCTCCTCTTTTGcccatgaaaataataaaagaaacatattaGTAGTTACTATTACATATTAGCAATCCAAAATTCAGTAACTATAACTTTTTCAATTGATTAGTTTATTTAGCTTGCGTCTGTGTTTATTAGCATACGTGGCCATTTGCAACAAAAAATTTGATCAAAGTATTCGTAGATGATATTTTGAATACAAATGTTTGGTAGCAGACATCTTGACTTTATCATTGAATTTGTGCACAGgttattaatgtttaaaatctcttttctcaatatttttaattgattgtttATGTTAGTTTCTTTAACTTTGACAGATTGATCTCACAGATTTCAGTAAC contains:
- the LOC114174997 gene encoding protochlorophyllide-dependent translocon component 52, chloroplastic, yielding MEAVCAFSVGTLHIPTAPEIPTPFRKSIFLRNHVNSPISLVSWGISKSKLFTALSPPPLTESSNQPEAESEFEGQSEKIDWYSQWYPLMPICDLDKRKPHGKRVLGIDVVVWWDRNEGAWQVQDDACPHRLAPLSEGRIDQWGRLQCVYHGWCFNGKGECKFIPQAPSDGPPIHTSKKACVACYPSSVQNDILWFWPNTDPQYEDIITRKRPPYIPEIDDPSYTKLMGNRDIPYGYEILIENLMDPAHVPYAHYGLMRTGEPKVKADREGGKPLELHVEKLDINGFIADQGLTKSRFIPPCIFYAYTPDQPSSSGETKKPLAQKKMALIFICIPVSPGKSRLIWCFPRNFGKWMDKIVPRWIFHVGQNLILDSDLYLLHVEEHKIRDIGPNNWQKACFVPTKSDALVIGFRKWLKKYAGGQLEWRGKYSGALPSTPPREQLMDRYWSHVVNCKSCNSAYKSLNVVEVMLQIISVASVGIVATMKQGTMSVATRNSLVVLAVLSFALSRWLAHFIYKNFRYHDYDHAFR